One segment of Triticum aestivum cultivar Chinese Spring chromosome 2A, IWGSC CS RefSeq v2.1, whole genome shotgun sequence DNA contains the following:
- the LOC123187975 gene encoding EEF1A lysine methyltransferase 4 has product MADDVAPCTASGYLDPSYWDERFGKEEHYEWFKDYSHFRHLLAPLLSPSLSVLEVGCGNSRLGEELLREGVTGGVTCIDLSPVAVQRMRDRLAEQGTSGVDVVVADMLDLPFESDSFDLVIEKGTMDVLFVDSGDPWNPNPTTVDNVTKMLEGIHKVLKPDGKFVSITFGQPHFRRRFFEAPEFTWSVEWNTFGDGFHYFFYTLQKGKRSPESNGHQVTLPAAPSFNMLHEELESEDYIFRTNVDEL; this is encoded by the exons ATGGCGGACGACGTCGCCCCGTGCACCGCATCCGGCTACCTCGACCCTTCTTACTG GGACGAGCGGTTCGGGAAGGAGGAGCACTACGAGTGGTTCAAGGACTACTCCCACTTCCGCCACCTCCTCGCCCCgctcctctccccctccctctcg GTTCTGGAGGTCGGCTGCGGCAATTCGCGGCTCGGGGAGGAGCTCTTGCGGGAGGGCGTCACCGGCGGCGTCACCTGCATCGACCTCTCGCCGGTCGCCGTCCAGAGGATGCGCGACAGACTGGCGGAGCAGGGCACCAGTG GTGTGGATGTGGTGGTGGCTGACATGCTTGACCTTCCATTCGAGAGCGACAGCTTCGACCTTGTGATCGAGAAAGGGACCATG GATGTGTTGTTTGTGGACAGTGGTGATCCATGGAACCCCAATCCTACAACAGTGGATAATGTAACCAAGATGCTTGAAGGTATCCACAAGGTTTTGAAGCCAGATGGCAAATTTGTATCAATTACCTTTGGACAG CCACACTTCCGTCGTCGATTTTTTGAAGCACCTGAGTTTACAtggtctgtcgagtggaacacctttgGCGATGGCTTCCATTATTTCTTCTACACCCTTCAGAAG GGCAAGAGGTCACCAGAGTCCAACGGTCACCAAGTTACATTACCTGCTGCTCCAAGCTTCAATATGCTCCATGAAGAGCTCGAAAGCGAGGATTACATATTCCGCACAAATGTTGATGAGTTATAA